The genomic window GGATAAGtactttttaaacattctatttggagagaagagaaggccGTGTAAGAGTACTGTACTTGAATTTCCTTGCAACCTAGCCCCCAACCCACAAGTAATTCAACTGCAAAGGTTTTTCACTCCCGGGACAAACGTGGGGGATGTGAAAGGACGACATGGTGATGTGGGTACCTGAGCCAAATGATGTCGCTGtgaacaggggctgggagaggtgtCTTTTCGTTATCTGGGgcaccccctgccctgcaccaGATCAATAACAGGGGCCCCTGAGGACGCTTTCGATCCCTGTGGATGGTGTCAACTCACACAGTAGGTTTACGCAGTGAAAATGTCCGGTGGTCTCTGCTCCCCAGAGTACGCTCACCCCTGTAAATGACCACATGACTCTTTGGGGAAGGCCAGCAGGAAGCATTGCTCTTGCTGTTGACCTGAAGGGTCCCTCCTGATTGGAACCTGGCTTCTGCTTCTAGTAAAGAGTTGCAGTTCTGAGAGGCGGCTCCGTTCTGGAACCTGGGCAGAGGATCCAGACTCTCTGTGGGGTCACTgctttcagcttcctcctcatCCATCTTGGGGATTGGTCTTTGTTTGTATTGTTTGTTTAACTCCAGCAGTCTTCGGGTTGGCTGTCCAACTACTTTGCCTTTACAGTCATGTGTTCTGTGAGCCAGAGGGATGGACAGCTTTCTGTGGGTCAGGCCGCTGGCTGCTTTCCAGCATCTAGGATCATTCCAGGATCATTTCAATCGTTGCCGCCTCCCTGCTTTGGACAGTTGAGCACCTATACCTCAAATCTATTATATCAGGACTTCCCACCGCCAATACCACTGGGAGCCTATTTCTGCAACACCGTCCCATGACCGCCAAGCTTCTGCCTTCAAAGATAGCCATCACTAagcttcttttgttttaatttctttagagagagagagagagagagagagacagcgcaaatgggggaggggcagagagagaagagagacagagaaggagagagaaggaatcccatgcaggctcgagccacaaactgggagatcatgacctgagccaaagttgcacacttaactgactgagccacccaggcgccctgccattACTAAGCTTCTTCAGGATTTTGGTGCCTTCTCAGCATgcattgttttttggtttctgttttttgaattttattaaaatccaAGCTAACATAAGgcgtaataatggtttcaggagtagaatttagggattcatcaattacatgtaacacccatgcttgtcccaacaggtgccctccttagtgcccaccACCCATTCggctcatccccccacccattacccctccagcaaccctcagtttcttctctgtatttcagagtctcttatggtttgccgcCCTCTCTGTTTGTAGCTTATTTTTCgttcccttcccctatgtccatctgttgtgtttcttaactttccacatatgcgtgaaatcatacgatatttctttctctgactgacttattttgctttagcATGACatgctctagttccatccacatggctgcaaatggcaagatttcattccttttgatcaccaagtaatattccatcgtgtgtttATTCtagatcttctttatccgtttgtcactcgatggacgtttgggcccatcccataatttggctattgtggatagtgctgctaaaacactggggtgcatgtgccccttaaaatcagcattttggtatcctttggagcgatacctagtagtgcaactaaGGGGTCATAGGCtagttatacttttaattttttgaggaacttccatattgttttccctagtggctgcaccagtttgcagtcccagcAGCAGTGACAAAGGCTTTACcgtcctccacatccttgccaatagcTGATGTTTCCCGAGTTGATCATTTtcgccattctgactggtgtgaggtggtatctcattgtggttttgacttgtacttgcctgatgatgtgtgatgttgagcatcttttcatgtgcctgttggccatctggatgacttctttggaaaagtgtctgttcgtgtcttttacctctttcttcactggattatttgttttttgggtgttgagtttgataagttcttgatagattttggatagtaaccctttatcggatatctcatttgcaaataccttctctcgTTCCGTCCAtggacttttagttttgttgaatgtGCGGAAGGAAACGGACCTCATCTTGattaggtcccaatagttcatgtttgcttttgtgttccttgcctccggagacatgtcagGTAAGAAGTTTttgcggccgaggtcaaagagattgtagcctgttttctcctctaggatttggatggtttcctgtcctacatttaggtgttttttttaatccattttgagtttattttgtgtatgatgtaagaaagtggcccaggtttgTTCTTCTGCAtgggctgtccagttttcctaacaccacttgctgaagagacttaattcccactggatagtcttccctgctttgtcaaagattagttggccatatgtttgtgggtctgtttctgggttttctgttccgttcctttgatctatgtgtctgttattgtgcccgtaccatactgtcttgatgattacagctttgtaatacagcttagagtctggaattgtgatgcctccagctttggtgtTCCCTTTCAACAGTACTTTGGATATTCGGGTCATTTCTGGTTCCCTGCAAATTTTAGAagtgtttgttctagctctgtgaagaatgctggtgtccgtttgatagggattgcattgaatatgcagatggctttgggtagtgttgacattatagcaatatttcttctttcaatccacgagcatgggatgttttttacttctttgtcctCTTGAATTTCTCTCCGAGATTTCTGTACTTcgcagcatatagatcttttacttctttggtgaattcattcctaggtattttatggttttcagtacCATGgggtcgattccttgatttctctttctgctgcttcattattggtatagacaaatgccacagatttctgtacattgatttatatcctgcaacttagctgaattcatgtatcagtcgtagcaggtttttggtggagtcttttgggttttccacatagagtatcatgtcatctaggaagcatgaaagtttgacttcttccttgctgatttgaatgccttttatttctttttgttgtctgattgttgagacTAGGACTGCCAACGCTATGTTGAACAACGGTGGTGACGgcgggcatccctgtcatgttcctgaccttaggggaaagttCTCGgtttttcccccttgaggatgatattagcaatGGGTGTTTCCTACCTGGCCTTTGTGATCTTggggtatgttccttctatccgtCCTTTCTTGTGGGTTTTGATCAAGAAGGATACtgtatcttgtcaaatgctttttctgtatctattgagaggatcgtgttcttgttctttcttttattaatgtgaggcatcatgttgattgatttgtgggtACTGAagcagccttgcatcccaggaataaattccacttgatcgtggtgagtACTTCTTTTAATGGATTGTTGGGTTGGGTTGGCTAGTAActtgttgagaatgtttgcatccatgttcatcgggGAAATGgctctgtagttctccttttcagtgggacCATGCATTTTTTATGAGTTTCATTGAGAGTCCTCCAGACCGCTCCGTGAGCATAGTTGATGggcatatttttggttttgttttggcaTTTCTTACTACATTTGTTCTGTCATATGCACTTCTCCGGGCCTTTTTAATCCCTTACCACTATCTGTCATGGAATTCCTGATATTCTAGTCTGTGCCGTGTGGACCATCCTTCTTTCCAAGCCTCCAAGGCCCATCCTAATGGTAGATTATCACCATGACCAGGCCTGTGCGAAATGCTGGGACCCAGGATTGCAAATCTCTGTTCTCTGACTTTGGATTCTGTTCACCCTGCCCCGCCCTGACTCAGCTCCTCAGGAGTAGGCCCCCTCACTGTCTCTCATcttagtaaaaaaatttttttaatgtttatttctatttaataatttaattttataataattttacttaataattttatttaataatttaatgtttaatgtttgtttatttttgagagagagagagagagacagagcatgagtggaggaggggcagagagagggagacacagaatccaaagcaggctccaggctctgggccgtcagcccagagcccgacgcggggctcgaactcacgagccgtgagatcatgacctgagctgaagtcggacgctccgctgactgagccaccccggcgcccctcatCTTCTTAGAGACACTGGGATAGGTCCTGACCATCAGCCGGCATGTAGACCTCTTCTTCCCATGGCCAGCATAGCACGTGCCTGAATCGATTAAAGACTGAGTGATGCTGGATATTCAGCCTGGTAGACACAGGGAACATATCCATGGCTGTATGGTTTCTGGTCAGGCAGAGGAATCCCGATCCTTGGTCCTTTTCCAAGAAGGGAAGTGCACCAGCCTTTAATTGTtaggggggaggggctgtgcaGGGGCCGCCTTTGCTCTGCTAGGCCAGCCCTGCAGAGATACAATGACTGTCACATGGATGGGAGAGGGACGCCTCTGGGTCTGTTCTCCCGACCCCAACCCGAACTTACGTTTTCATTTGCAGATGCTCTTTCTCCTGCCTTTGAATTCCCCATCACAGCGAAGCCCAATCCTGGACAACCATGGTGTGAGATTCGAGGCAAGGTCAATGGAAACACGTTTCTGTATTATGCCTGTGGGAACAAGAAGGTCGAAGTCTTTGGTCCTCTGGGGAGGAATGTGAATGACATAGTGttttgggagagacagacggAAACTCTGAAAGACCTGGCAGAAGAGCTCAAGAAGAAACTACTTGACTGGAAACCAGCGGATTTTACACCCAGTCGTAAGTCGGAAAGGCCCAGGGCAGATGTAGAACAGTTTGTAGGGCCAGGGACCTATTGTGTTCATGTACAACTTAGACATGGGTCCCACACGCGTGGCCCAGCAGCCAGGGCAGTCAAGAGGGACAGAACTGGACCAAGAAGGGTGAAGGGGAGCCGAGGAGTGGACAGCGGGTGGGACAAGGGATCGGTCAAGACCAGAGGCTGACTTCATTcccatggtgggggtggggggcagattctctctccctgcagggcaggatggtgtgtgtgcgtggggaCAACGGACGCACCAGCGGATCCTGGGAGTTTGACATCAATGAACAGATATCCTACTTCTTTAACTCAGAGAGTGGAAATTGGACACTTCGTCCTAGAGGCCGACAGATAAAGGCCTCATGGGAGAGTGACAGAGATTTGACCAATACCCTCATGAAGATCTCAGTTGGAGATTGTAACAAGTGGCTTGAGCGAATATTGGTGCACTGGGATGAACTGTGGGAGACAACAGGTAACTCAGAAGACTGGATGAAGTTGTTCTCTTGAAATCGGGCCTACCTTCTCCACTgtagtgtgcgtgtgtgtgtgtgtgagagagagagagagagagagacagaaacagagacagaggaggtgaTCCATCCATGGTGAATTTCTTTAGGGGAGAGTAATGGCCCTAGATATGTTCTAGcgtccttcctttcccttctcatcTCCTGAAATCTCTTCCTTGCTGCATGTCCTTTAGTTTTCTGGGATTTCTTGGATTCCCTCCTGGCCCCAAACATGAGGGTGTCAGTCTGATTCCAGAGACTCCTTCTCGTTCTTCCCTTTTCTGAGAATCATTGATCTTCTCATCTCATCTTGTCTCTGGCCAGGGATCATTCCTGGCCACGTGCACTGTTAACTCCAGAGAGGGGGTCAACTGTCACCACCCTCGTGCTCCGTGACCACCTCTTCTGCCACAGCAGGAGTGACCAGTTATGTTGGAACCCGTGCTTCCCCGTTTAGCTGTGCGAGGTCCTTCGGGACAGGTCCCGTGTCTTTCCTCGGTTCCCACCCCAGAACCTGTCACAGCAACTGCCACAATGTAGAGTGACAGAAAGCATCTGCAGTGGGGGATCATCTGCGGCAGGAGGAGCGGAGGGGGTATCTCTTCCGATTTAAGTCTGAAACAAGATTTGGGGTCTGAAACCCTCGTGTGTTTCCATTTCAGCCCCGCCAGGCTCGCAGCAAGTCACGGCCCAGTCCGGGGCCACGGCCCTCACACCCATCACCTGGATCCTCCCTGTGATTCTCAGCTGCTTAATCATAATTGGCATCCAAGGTAGAGTCTTTTAGAGTGACAGGTACTGAGAGCAGATGGAgcgggaagggaggggcagatggcCTGGTGTGAGGACAGGGACAGGTGACTCCCCCGCCCGACCCTGCCCACTCACTGAACCTTGTCATCACAGAAGTGAGACGAGGTGATGAGTTCCCCTGTCAGTTGTTAGCAGCAACGTGGACAAGCTCAGCCCTGAGTTGTCATAAGGCCTCACTGTTAAGGCCgctgggaaaggggaggggccCCCCAATGCATAAGGCCTGTTGACGCTAAGGAGATCTAGCAAGGTCAGGCCTGACTGAGACCTGATTCTAGGTTGAAGAGAGTCAATTTGGCCCAGTGCGGGTGGTGTGcggggagagggacacacagctTGGGCAGTACTCACATTGGAGCACGAGAGGCGTGGTGGCTCCACGTGATGTCTCAGGGGAGGCGACTCCATCCAGGGGCCTACGAGGAGAGGCACCAGTGTCTGTTCcgggggagggagtgggaaggCCGGGCAGAGGCAACTCCAAAGCCTGGAGTTGAGTGCTGTGTTCCCCCAGACAGTGGCTTGGGTCTTAGCATGGGAGGCAGAAAGTGAACAGTAGAGACTGTGCATGGCAAGATGTAGAAGCGTGGGAAATCTGGCTCAGGCTGCTGCAAGGCACTGGCAGCTCGCTTCCTGCAGACCTCAGATCCGGAGCCACTGAGCACCCCTGCTTGGAGCAGAGCTgacccgggagacggggggacagAGCTGGCCCGGGAGATGGGGGAGCAGAGCTGACCCTGGAGATGGGGGGGCAGAGCTGACCCGGGAGATGGGGGGGAGAGCTGACCCAGGAGATGGGGGGGCAGAGCTGACCCACGAGATGGGGGTGCAGAGCTgacccgggagacggggggacagAGCTGGCCCGGGAGATGGGGGGACAGAGCTGACCCgggagacggggagacagagctgacccgggagacggggggacagagctggcccgggagatgggggagcagagctgacccgggagatgggggagcagagctgacccgggagacggggggacagAGCTGGCCCGGGAGATGGGGGTGCAGAGCTggcccgggagacggggggacagagctgacccgggagacggggggacagAGCTGGCCCGGGAGATGGGGGAGCAGAGCTGACCCGGGAGATGGGGGTGCAGAGCTGACCCGGGAGACGGGGGGGACAGAGCTGGCCCGGGAGATGGGGGTGCAGAGCTgacccgggagacggggggacagagctggcccgggagatgggggagcagagctgacccgggagacggggggacagagctgacccgggagacggggggacagAGCTGGCCCGGGAGATGGGGGAGCAGAGCTGACCCTGGAGATGGGGGGCTGAATTGCTGGGGGTGCTCACAGCTGAGCCAGACCAGGAATGGACAGGATGGGGGAAGGAGCATCATGCTAAGGGCTCTGAGTGTTGCtagctgggaggctgggagggaacGGAGAGGAAAGGATCTTTGCTTCAAAATTCCGCAAGGTTAGAGATATCAAGTGCAGGCCCCTGTCTGCTGTCAGATCCCTCACCAGGTCCTCTAGGACTGCCCATCAGAGGCAGAATTAGAACCCGAGTCAAGTGGGCAGAATGATTTGTTACTTCCTGAGCCCAAACCCTTGGTAACAGCACCTGGGGATGACTCAGTGATTTGTTTCCAGAGGGAGGAGGTTTGTAAAGGCGGTTGGACCCAGGGCTGGGGAGACGGCTGGAGGGAAATACATGTCCCTCAATGAGGGCTGGACTCTGGGTGCGGGGGTAGGTGGGGAAGGGCAGCCCCAGGACAACTGGCCCAGGAATTTCTCAGCCACGAGACCAACACCTGTTCTTTTCTCAAGGCTGCTGATTATACCAGGAAGTCCCCAAGAGTGTCGTCCCGCTTAGCGACTCTGTTTTGCTAGGCTACCTTTGGATCACTTGCTGTTCGTTTTTGGACCAGACTTTAAGAATCCAGCGACGTCACCAACTTCCAGCTATTACAAAGCcataattatcaagacagtatggtactggcacaaaaacagacactcagatcaatgaaacagaatagaaaacccagaaatggacccacaaacgtatggccaactaatgagcaggagagaatatccaatggaataaagacagtctcttcccaGTGGTGCTAGTAACACTGGGCTGCAATGTGCAGAAAAACGAACCTGGACCAGTTTctcacaccagacacaaaaataaactcaaagtggatgaaagacctcaatgtaagacaggaagccgtccaaatcctcgaggagaaagcagggcaaaacctctttgatcttggccgcagcaacttcttactcaacacgtctccagaggcatgGGATACAAAAGTAAGACTGAACTTTTGGGGcctcatcaaataaaaagcttctgcacagcgaaggaaacaatcagccaaactaaatggcagccaatggaatgggagaagatatttgcaaatgacatatcacttaaagggttagtatccaaaatctataaagaatttatcaaactcaacacccaaaacacaaataatacagtgaggaaatgggcaacaggcatgaataggcacttctccaaagaagacatccagatggccaactgacacgtgaaaaaatgctccacatcactcattatcagggaaatacaaatcaaaaccatgatgagataccacctcacacctgtcagagtggctaacgttaacaactcaggcaatgacagatgttggtgaggatgcggagaaagaggatctcttttgcactgctggtggcaatgcaaagtggtgcagccactctggaaaacagtatggaggttcctccaaaaactaaaaatagatatatatatatctatctatatatatctatacacacacacacacacacacacaaacacacacacaatgcagtattactcagcaatcgaaaagattgaaatcttgccatttgccaccacgtggatggaactagagggtattatgctaagcgaaattagagaaagacaaatatatgactttactcatatgaggacttgaagatacaaaacagatgaacacaacggaagggaagcaaaaataatataaaaacagcgaTGGGAACAAAACATTAAGAgacttaaatgtggagaacaaacagaggattactgtGGGAGCTGTAGGAGGAGGGATAggctaaatggctaaggggcattAATATGATAAcgaacttgaatgtaaatttttaaaaaatgaaaaaaaccggggcgcctgggtggctcagtcagttaagcggccgacttcggctcaggtcgtgatctcgcggtccgtgaattcgagccccgcgtcgggctctgtgccgacggctcggagcctggagcctgtttcggattctgtgtctccctctctctctgaccctcccccgctcctgctctgtctctctctgtctcaaaaataaacgtttaaaaaaaaaaatgaaaaaaccaaaaagaatccAGAGAAATCGGACCACGTGGTGCAGCTCATGTAACATCCATGTCCATTCATGCATCTGGGGAATGCACTTTTATTTAGCACTTTTTCTTagtatgttatttcattttcttttgatagtAAGtgatagaattattttatttatttatttttaaatgtttctttacttgtgagagagagcatgcacgggggaggggcagagagacagagggagagagagggtctgAGGCAgcctccacgctgacagcagggagcccgacgtggggctggagctcacgaaccctgagatcatgacctgagccagagtcggacatttaactgactgaaccacccaggcgccccaaagtggtGGAATTCTTGCTCTGAAATGTTTAAATGCTTGACTAAGGAATCTCAACAAAGAGAACGTTTTCCATCTCGTCCTTTGGTTGTGGAATATCAGATTCTTCTATGCACTTTGGCCTTGTTCTTGCGGACACTTGTGCCAAAAAATATCATTTGAAGTTATGGAAACTCAgggatttttttctgataaatgacCTCATTGACGTCTAAAGAGAACAATATATATGTGATAGTTCTCTTCAGTAAtttctatgtaaatatatttaaataaaatatcactgtAATAAAAATGGTAGTTAACTCGGAATTTGTGTTTTATCCCATAAAGAACTCCTTGCTCTTCCTCACTTTGTGGGGTAAATATAACTGGTGATTCTGCTAGATTTCTTGTGGAAGCAGAGAATTTAAGGCTCACTCCAAAATCACATTTCAAGGAGCCATCTGTGGGTCTCAGTGGAAGCAATGCAAATCCAACATGCCAACTGCAAACAAACATTTGAATGTGAAGTCATCAAGAATCTTTCTGATTTCCCCTGATCCCCCATCTACAGGAGTGACTCTCCTGTCGTCTCTCCCCGCTGAGTCACCTCCTTCAGTGCACAGCGAATCTTCCTGGCAGAAACAGATCTGCTTCTAAAAATTAAGTTATTCTTCCATGAGCAAAGGAttggtatccagaatatataaagagctcctacagATACATAAGTCATTCTAAGAGTTGTGCAAGAGCTTAGAGTAAGTTCCAGATGATAAATAAGCCTATGAAATCATTGAACACATCCTCAATAATCAAGATAACACAAATAACAATGGGATGCCCCACATAGGCATCAAACggacaaaattttattttattattggtttaCTTCTTGACAACATCCTAAATATATCTATAGCAAGTGGTGGACAGGAAGTAGGCTAACACGAGTTCTCTTAGGTGTTGGTAGGAGTATAAATGGAATCACTCATTTGCCCGCTATTTCACCACGTCCAGACAGTAGTTGATGTTCAGCCCACTGCACGGCAATCCCAGTGTTCCTTCCAGGCTGGAAAACACGGAGACCAAAAAGCGTGGAGACGTATGTGTTTTCGCTGTGGTGTTATGTGCCGTAGCAACCATTAGCAATATGATACCCAAGTGAAGCACAACATATACACCATGTCAAGAGATTTGTTTCTCTCTGCTTAAGACTAAATAATCGGAAGTACTTTCCAAAGTGATACAAAGACGGACCCGAACACCAGGGGAACACAGCTTTCAAACGTATATTTGAGGACATCTGGCTGACATCCCCTAACAGTGGCCTCGTGAATCTAAATCTCTCTACCACGTGTAGAAATTAAAGCACTCAACCAAAAAGGCACATGAAACTCTGTAACCCCCATTTTCAGCACACCCAGGAAATGGAAAATGCCCAAGTCCATCCCTGTCTGTGACCATGATGGACGCCGTTGGACCAACTGGACGCGGAGTCTGAGGACGAGGCGGTGGTCAGGGGCCCTGACTCAGTATGGGATGATCCGTGGTGATGCGGGAGAATGTCCCGGTGGGTGGGAAATACATCCCAAAGTGTGTGGCATCAGGGGACATCACGAAAAGTGGGAGGACATTGGTGTGACCGCTTACTGTCATACGGTTCAGGAAGAGAGGCGTCTGTACAGGACTCGCAACTTCTTTATAGTTCAGGCCTGTTTCAGAAATTTTTATCGTTAACAAAAAATGGGaatttaatggggcgcctgggtggcgcagtcggttaagcgtccgacttcagccaggtcacgatctcgccgtccgtgagttcgagccccgcgtcaggctctgggctgatggctcggagcctggagcctgcttccgattctgtgtctccctctctctctgcccctcccccgttcatgctctgtctctctctgtcccaaaaataaataaaaaacgttgaaaaaaaaaaaaaaagggaatttaagaaacactcgTGTTTCAGAATTTGATGTGACAAGGTAAGTGACTCGGAACACAGCCTGGTCATTTTTTCAAGGCGGGTCCTCCCTCTTTGTTCCCTTCGGACTCTGTGCTCCGGCCTTCGGCAGCTTCTGTCTCCTCCACGTCCTCAGCATGGCCAGCCCAGGGCCTCATGGACAGGAAAGCCGCTAAGTCCCGGATCGGAGCTGTGCACACTGATCTCTACGGAGCCCGACCCTCACTTTGGTGCAGGAGAGGGCAGGCAACTGAATCAGCTCTTTTGCAGTGAGATCGCCCTCCAAgccgtgtatgtgtgtgtgtatgtgtgtgtgtgtgggggtgcatgtgtgcatgcatgcacgtgtATGTATGTgcgtttgtgtatgtgtgtacgtgcGTGTGCCCAAATACTTTCCTGCTCCAAACTCATGGCTGCCAAGGGATTTCCCTCACAGCCTCCCATCCCATTTCTTACCCTCCAACAAATACCCTGAGGTCCTCGCCATCATGCCTCTAGGCTTTGTGTTCTGGCACATTCCTCTGTCAGGTGTTCTGGATTACATGGGCCAACGGCCTGGAACTCAGGAAAGCGGGGCACAAATACTACCTTCCATTCAGTCTTCCTTACCCTCCTATTTCAGTCAGAGCTCCCCTGACAAATAGAACCAGTATGAGGTGTAGACAGACAGATAAGAAGGGCTTGGCTCATGTGACTAGGGAGGCTGCCGACTCCAAAAGCTGCAGTGTGGGCCAGCATACAAAAGCCCAGGAGAGCCAGTGGCTCTTGGTCACACACTCACAACTGGGAGGAATGTCTGCATAGAActatgaatcaaaaaaaaaaaaaaaaaaaaaaaaaa from Neofelis nebulosa isolate mNeoNeb1 chromosome 6, mNeoNeb1.pri, whole genome shotgun sequence includes these protein-coding regions:
- the LOC131515037 gene encoding UL16-binding protein 1-like isoform X1 codes for the protein MDGRGTPLGLFSRPQPELTFSFADALSPAFEFPITAKPNPGQPWCEIRGKVNGNTFLYYACGNKKVEVFGPLGRNVNDIVFWERQTETLKDLAEELKKKLLDWKPADFTPSHSLSLQGRMVCVRGDNGRTSGSWEFDINEQISYFFNSESGNWTLRPRGRQIKASWESDRDLTNTLMKISVGDCNKWLERILVHWDELWETTAPPGSQQVTAQSGATALTPITWILPVILSCLIIIGIQGRVF
- the LOC131515037 gene encoding UL16-binding protein 1-like isoform X2 encodes the protein MDGRGTPLGLFSRPQPELTFSFADALSPAFEFPITAKPNPGQPWCEIRGKVNGNTFLYYACGNKKVEVFGPLGRNVNDIVFWERQTETLKDLAEELKKKLLDWKPADFTPSHSLSLQGRMVCVRGDNGRTSGSWEFDINEQISYFFNSESGNWTLRPRGRQIKASWESDRDLTNTLMKISVGDCNKWLERILVHWDELWETTAPPGSQQVTAQSGATALTPITWILPVILSCLIIIGIQGC